A portion of the Punica granatum isolate Tunisia-2019 chromosome 7, ASM765513v2, whole genome shotgun sequence genome contains these proteins:
- the LOC116215609 gene encoding LOB domain-containing protein 12-like, with amino-acid sequence MTPKGGLSQACGACKFQRRKCTLDCLLAPYFPADKPEVFKNVHRLFGVKKIVKTLEIIKDPFQRAEFMTSMIYQANMREMFPVLGCCHVIDLYYSQISLLEEELHSVYSQLDYYHSRHDNQVMTTLRAITVPSCLDPKDTIPNPSLWIRSPHTNSDIDHKKNDDSFPAVHPQFAGTTTAPQSLMAMHQQTIQDYKDMKSSSKSIGNEQLSVHSKGCLQIKFGINAERHDAVHGACSRERSKGCYRMLQSD; translated from the exons ATGACGCCGAAAGGAGGGCTGAGCCAAGCGTGCGGTGCGTGCAAGTTCCAACGCAGGAAGTGCACCCTTGACTGCCTGCTTGCCCCGTACTTCCCTGCTGACAAACCCGAGGTGTTCAAGAACGTGCACCGGCTCTTCGGTGTGAAAAAGATCGTCAAGACGCTTGAGATAATCAAGGACCCGTTCCAGAGGGCCGAGTTCATGACCTCTATGATCTACCAGGCCAACATGCGTGAGATGTTCCCAGTCCTCGGCTGCTGCCATGTCATCGACCTCTACTACTCCCAGATTAGCCTCCTCGAGGAGGAGCTCCATTCTGTCTACTCCCAGCTCGACTACTACCACTCCCGTCATGACAATCAG GTCATGACTACATTGCGTGCCATCACTGTCCCGTCCTGCCTTGATCCCAAGGATACCATTCCAAACCCTTCGTTGTGGATACGAAGTCCACACACAAACAGTGACATTGACCACAAGAAGAACGATGACAGCTTCCCAGCTGTTCATCCCCAGTTTGCGGGCACCACCACAGCCCCGCAGTCACTCATGGCAATGCATCAACAGACCATTCAGGATTACAAGGATATGAAGTCCTCGTCGAAGTCCATAGGCAACGAGCAGTTGTCCGTCCACTCAAAAGGATGTCTCCAAATCAAG TTTGGAATCAACGCTGAAAGACACGATGCAGTTCATGGGGCATGTAGCCGAGAAAGATCTAAAGGGTGCTACCGCATGCTTCAGTCTGACTAG
- the LOC116215607 gene encoding uncharacterized protein LOC116215607 isoform X2 has translation MELRLVQTRRPNEIKKAPKTPEERRKEIEVRVAAARLLQQQKSEVAGSPNEGGDKGLDSSGNGLRGSGDRRKHGKKNMTPAEKKDLVVRSFWSSLSIEKKKQWLSIRVPDLIAHFGFLKEVLANEVISEAVEHADANKTWSFWVCSRCDEKFSDVESHVQHVMRGHFGNVLPNLETILPQGIDDEWVEMIHNCSWKPLDVSAALEMLGNQQKCWGSDSAGDFSSGQKTEECEDSFRDAWDSYPEKDAAGDSFSGGITIAESTDLDRNTGSDNSGHSENHAPLAYSPPDKWPLSDDPERAKLLDRIHTLFEALIGQKCISETHLCKVLSFTMEELQGLTSGSQLLSRGVNHTPISICFLGASQLKKILKFLQEVSNSCGLGRYPEKNTSPTHERNISNQGGESNEKVILNEDGSCLLLDETLLPTESFPSVMYEPAIDVGGRNSNKVGSDTDAFVAWVYSGPSSGTEQLESWVRKREEKAEQHSEIFQMLEKELYSLQIMCDRKSELVGYEEALHVLEGLCIEEGKRKENGSEFPQRSHEAVLRKRKEDLMGDEDDDTFSSSRYESEAVKNVLREAGTLNANQLGDEEAYGSLASHLRDLESGEYDDGRAKECVHQMDACIEVTMQRQKEESSLEICKIDARILRSIATLQQLECKIDAVSALDYRWILVPLIKSYMRTRLEDLAEKDAIEKSDAAREAFLAELALDSNKGVRGGNDSSMKHGHDKTKDKKKHKEHRKTKDSKASGISEQHPHSPESNEPDSFTVSSDGDHPDSEILTFMNPDELKEQEEELRRRMELEAEERKLEETLEYQRRIENEAKQRQLAEQQKKHTQAQLEKPTEGFSDVLMEPPSDNHKKLKQLKLSTQDDAAVPNGSLTILDTQKTGSTDHAEVKRGIPDGGFPQDGTLSSDRRTGRRGRRQKSSTKLLEGKLQASGKENAGAGTLEASPHDDTQDNGDYSTKTLRELHAEEDDEQRFQADLEKAVRQSLDAFQAHQKLPSPSTAVQRTPGHANDAGVTTSEPAAAVTDGSDAIGAGLQNEVGEYNCFLNVIIQSLWHLRRFHDEFLKRSASNHVHVGDPCVICALYEVFHALSMATADSRREAVAPTSLRIALSNLYPDSNFFQKGQMNDASEVLGVIFDCLHRSFTQPSSVSDNESVESNTVGTWDCKYSKACLVHSLFGMDIFERMDCHSCGLESRHLKYTSFFHNINASALRTTKVMSAESSFDDLLDLVERNHQLACDPDSGGCGKLNHIHHFLSSPPHIFTTVLGWQNTRESADDIAATLAALSTDIDMSVLYRGLDPKHIHSLVSVVCYYGQHYHCFAYSHEHDRWIMYDDTNVKVIGSWADVLAMCEKGHLQPQVLFFEAVK, from the exons ATGGAGCTTAGGTTAGTTCAAACCAGGAGGCCCAATGAGATTAAGAAGGCGCCTAAGACACCAGAGGAGCGTAGGAAGGAGATTGAAGTGAGGGTCGCGGCTGCAAGGCTCTTGCAGCAGCAGAAGTCTGAGGTGGCTGGGTCACCAAATGAAGGTGGTGATAAGGGGTTAGATTCATCAGGCAATGGGCTGAGAGGATCCGGTGATAGGCGGAAACATGGGAAGAAGAACATGACCCCAGCGGAGAAGAAGGACTTGGTAGTACGGTCTTTCTGGAGTTCACTAAGCattgagaaaaagaaacagTGGCTTAGCATTAGGGTTCCTGATCTCATTGCACATTTTGGGTTTTTAAAGGAGGTTTTGGCTAATGAGGTGATTTCCGAGGCTGTGGAGCATGCAGACGCTAATAAAACATGGAGCTTCTGGGTGTGTAGCAGGTGCGATGAGAAATTTTCTGACGTGGAATCTCATGTACAGCATGTTATGCGGGGGCATTTCGGCAACGTCTTGCCGAATTTAGAGACGATTTTGCCGCAGGGTATAGACGATGAGTGGGTCGAAATGATCCATAACTGTAGCTGGAAACCCTTAGATGTTTCGGCTGCGTTGGAAATGCTTGGGAATCAGCAGAAATGCTGGGGTTCTGATTCAGCTGGAGATTTTTCCTCGGGGCAGAAAACTGAGGAATGTGAAGATTCCTTTAGGGATGCTTGGGATTCTTATCCGGAGAAGGATGCTGCTGGTGATAGTTTCAGTGGTGGTATCACTATTGCAGAAAGTACTGACCTTGACAGAAACACCGGCTCAGATAATAGCGGGCATAGTGAGAATCATGCACCTTTGGCATACTCTCCCCCTGATAAGTGGCCTTTATCTGATGACCCTGAGCGGGCAAAGCTTTTGGACAGAATTCATACGTTATTTGAAGCCCTTATTGGACAAAAGTGTATATCCGAGACTCATCTTTGTAAGGTTCTGTCCTTTACCATGGAAGAGCTACAGGGTCTTACCTCTGGCTCACAGCTTCTGAGCCGGGGAGTAAACCATACACCAATTTCCATATGCTTTCTTGGGGCGAGCCAACTTAAGAAAATCCTAAAGTTCTTGCAGGAAGTATCTAATTCGTGTGGCCTGGGTAGATATCCTGAGAAAAATACTAGTCCCACGCATGAAAGAAATATTTCCAACCAAGGTGGGGAAAGTAATGAAAAAGTTATCCTTAATGAGGATGGATCCTGCTTACTTTTGGATGAAACCTTGCTGCCGACTGAAAGCTTTCCCAGTGTCATGTATGAGCCTGCAATTGATGTAGGTGGACGTAATTCCAACAAGGTTGGATCTGATACCGATGCTTTCGTGGCATGGGTatattcaggtccatcctctGGAACTGAACAGTTGGAGTCTTGGGTCCgcaagagagaggagaaagcAGAACAGCATTCAGAGATTTTCCAAATGCTTGAGAAGGAACTTTACAGTCTTCAGATTATGTGTGACCGCAAGTCTGAGCTTGTTGGTTATGAGGAAGCATTGCATGTGCTGGAGGGACTCTGTATTGAAGAAGGTAAGAGAAAGGAGAATGGCAGCGAGTTTCCGCAAAGAAGTCATGAGGCTGTTTTAAGAAAGCGGAAGGAAGACCTTATGggagatgaagatgatgacaCTTTTAGTAGTAGCAGGTATGAATCAGAGGCAGTAAAGAATGTGTTACGAGAGGCAGGAACCTTGAATGCCAATCAACTTGGAGATGAAGAGGCCTATGGAAGTCTGGCTTCTCACCTACGTGACTTGGAATCTGGCGAATACGATGACGGGAGAGCAAAGGAGTGTGTGCATCAAATGGATGCTTGCATAGAGGTTACAATGCAGAGACAGAAAGAAGAGTCCTCACTGGAG ATCTGCAAAATTGATGCTCGGATATTGAGAAGTATCGCAACCTTGCAGCAATTGGAATGTAAGATTGATGCAGTTTCCGCACTTGATTATAGGTGGATATTAGTGCCTCTAATCAAATCATACATGAGG ACACGCTTGGAGGATCTGGCTGAGAAAGATGCCATTGAAAAGTCCGACGCTGCTAGGGAAGCGTTTCTTGCAGAACTTGCACTTGATTCCAACAAAGGTGTTAGAGGTGGAAATGATAGTTCGATGAAGCATGGACATGACAAGACAAAGGATAAGAAGAAGCACAAAGAACACAGGAAAACAAAGGACTCAAAG GCTAGTGGAATTAGTGAACAGCATCCGCATTCTCCTGAGAGCAATGAGCCTGa TTCCTTTACGGTGTCATCTGATGGTGATCATCCAGATTCGGAAATACTTACTTTTATGAATCCCGATGAAttaaaagaacaagaagaggAGTTAAGGAGGAGGATGGAGCTTGAAGCTGAGGAAAGGAAACTTGAAGAAACTTTAGAGTATCAAAGACGAATTGAGAATGAAGCTAAACAAAGACAGCTTGCTGAGCAACAGAAGAAACACACCCAAGCACAATTGGAAAAGCCAACCGAAGGATTTTCTGACGTTTTGATGGAGCCTCCATCCGATAatcacaaaaaattaaaacagtTAAAACTATCTACCCAG GATGATGCTGCTGTTCCAAATGGGTCTCTCACTATCCTTGATACACAGAAGACTGGAAGTACTGATCATGCAGAAGTTAAAAGAG GCATACCTGATGGTGGATTTCCACAAGATGGTACCCTTTCTTCTGATAGGCGGACTGGAAGGAGAGGCAGGCGGCAGAAAAGTTCCACCAAATTGTTAGAAGGAAAATTGCAGGCCTCTGGAAAGGAAAATGCTGGAGCTGGGACTCTTGAGGCTTCACCTCATGATGATACTCAGGATAATG GAGACTATAGCACAAAGACATTGAGGGAATTGCATGCAGAAGAGGATGATGAACAGAGGTTCCAAGCCGATCTCGAAAAAGCTGTGCGACAAAGCCTTG ACGCATTTCAGGCACATCAAAAATTGCCATCACCTTCAACTGCAGTACAGAGGACACCTGGGCATGCAAATGACGCAGGTGTTACAACTAGTGAACCTGCAGCTGCAGTGACAGATGGGTCTGATGCTATCGGTGCTGGATTGCAGAATGAAGTTGGTGAATACAATTGCTTTCTAAATGTGATCATACAG TCCTTGTGGCATTTAAGACGCTTCCATGATGAGTTCCTGAAGAGGTCAGCATCTAATCATGTCCATGTTGGAGATCCTTGTGTCATCTGTGCTCTATATGAAGTTTTCCATGCTTTGAGCATGGCAACGGCTGATTCTCGAAGAGAAGCAGTTGCTCCTACTTCACTGAGGATAGCTTTGAGTAACCTCTATCCAGACAGTAATTTCTTCCAGAAG GGTCAGATGAATGACGCTTCTGAAGTACTGGGGGTGATCTTTGACTGCCTTCACCGGTCCTTCACGCAGCCTTCTAGTGTTTCTGACAACGAATCGGTTGAAAGCAACACTGTAGGTACATGGGATTGTAAATATAGCAAGGCCTGCCTAGTGCATTCCCTTTTTGGGATGGATATTTTCGAGAGGATGGATTGTCATAGTTGCGGGCTGGAGTCAAGACATCTAAAGTATACGTCTTTCTTTCATAACATCAATGCGAGTGCGCTCCGAACAACTAAG GTGATGTCTGCAGAAAGCTCCTTTGACGATCTTTTGGATCTTGTTGAGAGGAACCATCAGCTGGCTTGTGATCCAGACAGTGGTGGCTGCGGAAAGCTCAACCACATCCATCACTTTCTCTCTAGCCCACCGCACATTTTCACCACTG TTCTCGGTTGgcagaacactcgggaaagTGCCGATGACATCGCAGCAACATTAGCGGCCCTCAGCACTGACATAGATATGAGCGTTCTTTACCGTGGTCTGGATCCTAAGCACATTCACAGCTTGGTTTCTGTG GTTTGCTACTATGGACAACATTATCATTGCTTTGCCTATAGTCACGAACATGACAGGTGGATCATGTATGATGATACAAATGTGAAG GTAATCGGTAGCTGGGCTGATGTTCTTGCTATGTGTGAAAAGGGGCATCTGCAGCCTCAGGTCTTATTTTTCGAAGCTGTGAAATAG
- the LOC116215607 gene encoding uncharacterized protein LOC116215607 isoform X1 — protein MGHKKRNAAPRSKQTPVPAPAASPAADGPAQTEPEPKPSSSPIVAKADALAESDSSSFSSVKLECERALTALRRGNHTKALRLMKESCSRYENSPHAALVHRVQGTICIKVASIIDDLNAKQRHLKNALESARRAVQLSPNSVEFAHFYSNLLFEAANDAKEYEEVVAECERALAIENPVDPGKESLHEENQQKIMTAEARINHVQGELRNLIQKSNFASISSWMKNLGGDEKFRVIPIRRATEDPMELRLVQTRRPNEIKKAPKTPEERRKEIEVRVAAARLLQQQKSEVAGSPNEGGDKGLDSSGNGLRGSGDRRKHGKKNMTPAEKKDLVVRSFWSSLSIEKKKQWLSIRVPDLIAHFGFLKEVLANEVISEAVEHADANKTWSFWVCSRCDEKFSDVESHVQHVMRGHFGNVLPNLETILPQGIDDEWVEMIHNCSWKPLDVSAALEMLGNQQKCWGSDSAGDFSSGQKTEECEDSFRDAWDSYPEKDAAGDSFSGGITIAESTDLDRNTGSDNSGHSENHAPLAYSPPDKWPLSDDPERAKLLDRIHTLFEALIGQKCISETHLCKVLSFTMEELQGLTSGSQLLSRGVNHTPISICFLGASQLKKILKFLQEVSNSCGLGRYPEKNTSPTHERNISNQGGESNEKVILNEDGSCLLLDETLLPTESFPSVMYEPAIDVGGRNSNKVGSDTDAFVAWVYSGPSSGTEQLESWVRKREEKAEQHSEIFQMLEKELYSLQIMCDRKSELVGYEEALHVLEGLCIEEGKRKENGSEFPQRSHEAVLRKRKEDLMGDEDDDTFSSSRYESEAVKNVLREAGTLNANQLGDEEAYGSLASHLRDLESGEYDDGRAKECVHQMDACIEVTMQRQKEESSLEICKIDARILRSIATLQQLECKIDAVSALDYRWILVPLIKSYMRTRLEDLAEKDAIEKSDAAREAFLAELALDSNKGVRGGNDSSMKHGHDKTKDKKKHKEHRKTKDSKASGISEQHPHSPESNEPDSFTVSSDGDHPDSEILTFMNPDELKEQEEELRRRMELEAEERKLEETLEYQRRIENEAKQRQLAEQQKKHTQAQLEKPTEGFSDVLMEPPSDNHKKLKQLKLSTQDDAAVPNGSLTILDTQKTGSTDHAEVKRGIPDGGFPQDGTLSSDRRTGRRGRRQKSSTKLLEGKLQASGKENAGAGTLEASPHDDTQDNGDYSTKTLRELHAEEDDEQRFQADLEKAVRQSLDAFQAHQKLPSPSTAVQRTPGHANDAGVTTSEPAAAVTDGSDAIGAGLQNEVGEYNCFLNVIIQSLWHLRRFHDEFLKRSASNHVHVGDPCVICALYEVFHALSMATADSRREAVAPTSLRIALSNLYPDSNFFQKGQMNDASEVLGVIFDCLHRSFTQPSSVSDNESVESNTVGTWDCKYSKACLVHSLFGMDIFERMDCHSCGLESRHLKYTSFFHNINASALRTTKVMSAESSFDDLLDLVERNHQLACDPDSGGCGKLNHIHHFLSSPPHIFTTVLGWQNTRESADDIAATLAALSTDIDMSVLYRGLDPKHIHSLVSVVCYYGQHYHCFAYSHEHDRWIMYDDTNVKVIGSWADVLAMCEKGHLQPQVLFFEAVK, from the exons ATGGGGCATAAGAAGCGGAACGCTGCTCCTCGCTCCAAGCAGACTCCAGTACCGGCTCCGGCGGCATCTCCCGCTGCCGATGGCCCCGCCCAAACCGAGCCTGAGCCTAAGCCTAGTTCTTCTCCAATCGTGGCCAAGGCCGATGCATTGGCCGAATCGGACAGCTCGTCCTTCTCCTCCGTCAAGCTCGAGTGCGAGCGAGCCCTTACTGCGCTCCGGCGGGGGAACCACACCAAGGCCCTGAGGTTGATGAAGGAGTCGTGCTCCCGGTACGAGAACTCTCCTCACGCAGCTCTTGTCCACCGCGTCCAGGGCACCATATGCATCAAAGTTGCCTCCATCATCGACGATCTCAATGCTAAGCAGCGGCACTTGAAGAATGCGCTGGAATCTGCTCGGAGAGCCGTGCAGCTGTCCCCGAACTCAGTCGAGTTCGCTCATTTCTATTCAAATTTGCTCTTTGAGGCGGCGAACGATGCCAAGGAGTATGAGGAAGTGGTGGCGGAGTGCGAGCGAGCTCTGGCCATCGAGAATCCTGTTGATCCTGGCAAGGAGAGCTTGCACGAGGAGAACCAGCAGAAGATAATGACGGCGGAGGCGAGGATCAATCACGTGCAAGGTGAGCTCCGGAATCTAATTCAGAAGTCTAATTTCGCTTCAATTTCGAGTTGGATGAAGAATTTAGGCGGAGATGAGAAGTTTCGGGTGATTCCAATCAGGCGAGCCACGGAAGATCCGATGGAGCTTAGGTTAGTTCAAACCAGGAGGCCCAATGAGATTAAGAAGGCGCCTAAGACACCAGAGGAGCGTAGGAAGGAGATTGAAGTGAGGGTCGCGGCTGCAAGGCTCTTGCAGCAGCAGAAGTCTGAGGTGGCTGGGTCACCAAATGAAGGTGGTGATAAGGGGTTAGATTCATCAGGCAATGGGCTGAGAGGATCCGGTGATAGGCGGAAACATGGGAAGAAGAACATGACCCCAGCGGAGAAGAAGGACTTGGTAGTACGGTCTTTCTGGAGTTCACTAAGCattgagaaaaagaaacagTGGCTTAGCATTAGGGTTCCTGATCTCATTGCACATTTTGGGTTTTTAAAGGAGGTTTTGGCTAATGAGGTGATTTCCGAGGCTGTGGAGCATGCAGACGCTAATAAAACATGGAGCTTCTGGGTGTGTAGCAGGTGCGATGAGAAATTTTCTGACGTGGAATCTCATGTACAGCATGTTATGCGGGGGCATTTCGGCAACGTCTTGCCGAATTTAGAGACGATTTTGCCGCAGGGTATAGACGATGAGTGGGTCGAAATGATCCATAACTGTAGCTGGAAACCCTTAGATGTTTCGGCTGCGTTGGAAATGCTTGGGAATCAGCAGAAATGCTGGGGTTCTGATTCAGCTGGAGATTTTTCCTCGGGGCAGAAAACTGAGGAATGTGAAGATTCCTTTAGGGATGCTTGGGATTCTTATCCGGAGAAGGATGCTGCTGGTGATAGTTTCAGTGGTGGTATCACTATTGCAGAAAGTACTGACCTTGACAGAAACACCGGCTCAGATAATAGCGGGCATAGTGAGAATCATGCACCTTTGGCATACTCTCCCCCTGATAAGTGGCCTTTATCTGATGACCCTGAGCGGGCAAAGCTTTTGGACAGAATTCATACGTTATTTGAAGCCCTTATTGGACAAAAGTGTATATCCGAGACTCATCTTTGTAAGGTTCTGTCCTTTACCATGGAAGAGCTACAGGGTCTTACCTCTGGCTCACAGCTTCTGAGCCGGGGAGTAAACCATACACCAATTTCCATATGCTTTCTTGGGGCGAGCCAACTTAAGAAAATCCTAAAGTTCTTGCAGGAAGTATCTAATTCGTGTGGCCTGGGTAGATATCCTGAGAAAAATACTAGTCCCACGCATGAAAGAAATATTTCCAACCAAGGTGGGGAAAGTAATGAAAAAGTTATCCTTAATGAGGATGGATCCTGCTTACTTTTGGATGAAACCTTGCTGCCGACTGAAAGCTTTCCCAGTGTCATGTATGAGCCTGCAATTGATGTAGGTGGACGTAATTCCAACAAGGTTGGATCTGATACCGATGCTTTCGTGGCATGGGTatattcaggtccatcctctGGAACTGAACAGTTGGAGTCTTGGGTCCgcaagagagaggagaaagcAGAACAGCATTCAGAGATTTTCCAAATGCTTGAGAAGGAACTTTACAGTCTTCAGATTATGTGTGACCGCAAGTCTGAGCTTGTTGGTTATGAGGAAGCATTGCATGTGCTGGAGGGACTCTGTATTGAAGAAGGTAAGAGAAAGGAGAATGGCAGCGAGTTTCCGCAAAGAAGTCATGAGGCTGTTTTAAGAAAGCGGAAGGAAGACCTTATGggagatgaagatgatgacaCTTTTAGTAGTAGCAGGTATGAATCAGAGGCAGTAAAGAATGTGTTACGAGAGGCAGGAACCTTGAATGCCAATCAACTTGGAGATGAAGAGGCCTATGGAAGTCTGGCTTCTCACCTACGTGACTTGGAATCTGGCGAATACGATGACGGGAGAGCAAAGGAGTGTGTGCATCAAATGGATGCTTGCATAGAGGTTACAATGCAGAGACAGAAAGAAGAGTCCTCACTGGAG ATCTGCAAAATTGATGCTCGGATATTGAGAAGTATCGCAACCTTGCAGCAATTGGAATGTAAGATTGATGCAGTTTCCGCACTTGATTATAGGTGGATATTAGTGCCTCTAATCAAATCATACATGAGG ACACGCTTGGAGGATCTGGCTGAGAAAGATGCCATTGAAAAGTCCGACGCTGCTAGGGAAGCGTTTCTTGCAGAACTTGCACTTGATTCCAACAAAGGTGTTAGAGGTGGAAATGATAGTTCGATGAAGCATGGACATGACAAGACAAAGGATAAGAAGAAGCACAAAGAACACAGGAAAACAAAGGACTCAAAG GCTAGTGGAATTAGTGAACAGCATCCGCATTCTCCTGAGAGCAATGAGCCTGa TTCCTTTACGGTGTCATCTGATGGTGATCATCCAGATTCGGAAATACTTACTTTTATGAATCCCGATGAAttaaaagaacaagaagaggAGTTAAGGAGGAGGATGGAGCTTGAAGCTGAGGAAAGGAAACTTGAAGAAACTTTAGAGTATCAAAGACGAATTGAGAATGAAGCTAAACAAAGACAGCTTGCTGAGCAACAGAAGAAACACACCCAAGCACAATTGGAAAAGCCAACCGAAGGATTTTCTGACGTTTTGATGGAGCCTCCATCCGATAatcacaaaaaattaaaacagtTAAAACTATCTACCCAG GATGATGCTGCTGTTCCAAATGGGTCTCTCACTATCCTTGATACACAGAAGACTGGAAGTACTGATCATGCAGAAGTTAAAAGAG GCATACCTGATGGTGGATTTCCACAAGATGGTACCCTTTCTTCTGATAGGCGGACTGGAAGGAGAGGCAGGCGGCAGAAAAGTTCCACCAAATTGTTAGAAGGAAAATTGCAGGCCTCTGGAAAGGAAAATGCTGGAGCTGGGACTCTTGAGGCTTCACCTCATGATGATACTCAGGATAATG GAGACTATAGCACAAAGACATTGAGGGAATTGCATGCAGAAGAGGATGATGAACAGAGGTTCCAAGCCGATCTCGAAAAAGCTGTGCGACAAAGCCTTG ACGCATTTCAGGCACATCAAAAATTGCCATCACCTTCAACTGCAGTACAGAGGACACCTGGGCATGCAAATGACGCAGGTGTTACAACTAGTGAACCTGCAGCTGCAGTGACAGATGGGTCTGATGCTATCGGTGCTGGATTGCAGAATGAAGTTGGTGAATACAATTGCTTTCTAAATGTGATCATACAG TCCTTGTGGCATTTAAGACGCTTCCATGATGAGTTCCTGAAGAGGTCAGCATCTAATCATGTCCATGTTGGAGATCCTTGTGTCATCTGTGCTCTATATGAAGTTTTCCATGCTTTGAGCATGGCAACGGCTGATTCTCGAAGAGAAGCAGTTGCTCCTACTTCACTGAGGATAGCTTTGAGTAACCTCTATCCAGACAGTAATTTCTTCCAGAAG GGTCAGATGAATGACGCTTCTGAAGTACTGGGGGTGATCTTTGACTGCCTTCACCGGTCCTTCACGCAGCCTTCTAGTGTTTCTGACAACGAATCGGTTGAAAGCAACACTGTAGGTACATGGGATTGTAAATATAGCAAGGCCTGCCTAGTGCATTCCCTTTTTGGGATGGATATTTTCGAGAGGATGGATTGTCATAGTTGCGGGCTGGAGTCAAGACATCTAAAGTATACGTCTTTCTTTCATAACATCAATGCGAGTGCGCTCCGAACAACTAAG GTGATGTCTGCAGAAAGCTCCTTTGACGATCTTTTGGATCTTGTTGAGAGGAACCATCAGCTGGCTTGTGATCCAGACAGTGGTGGCTGCGGAAAGCTCAACCACATCCATCACTTTCTCTCTAGCCCACCGCACATTTTCACCACTG TTCTCGGTTGgcagaacactcgggaaagTGCCGATGACATCGCAGCAACATTAGCGGCCCTCAGCACTGACATAGATATGAGCGTTCTTTACCGTGGTCTGGATCCTAAGCACATTCACAGCTTGGTTTCTGTG GTTTGCTACTATGGACAACATTATCATTGCTTTGCCTATAGTCACGAACATGACAGGTGGATCATGTATGATGATACAAATGTGAAG GTAATCGGTAGCTGGGCTGATGTTCTTGCTATGTGTGAAAAGGGGCATCTGCAGCCTCAGGTCTTATTTTTCGAAGCTGTGAAATAG
- the LOC116215467 gene encoding LOB domain-containing protein 27-like — MTLKGGTSQACAACKYQRRKCTPECQLAPYFPADKPEVFKNAHKLFGVKNILNILKTLQDPAQKVEAMTSIICQANIREMFPVHGCCQVIDLYCSQIRLLEEELHATYSQLEFYRSQQHNQAPTSVPSQLELGMAPPNNANALQLYQPTASTQPPYNNALPLAALPPQSYSNGTIIPTNNDSSPSSYLDSKEGTPNPSLWIQSSYTNTNSGNNNSRSCPTIQPQLVGPIAASQTSLAVQGIIQDYEDMHPFFESIDDRQSYIGSKDACESSSESSLKDMTQSKEHVAENELKSAAACFSLTSVN, encoded by the exons ATGACGCTGAAAGGGGGGACGAGCCAGGCGTGTGCAGCTTGCAAGTACCAGAGGAGGAAGTGCACGCCGGAGTGCCAGCTCGCGCCGTACTTCCCTGCGGACAAACCCGAGGTGTTCAAGAATGCGCACAAGCTGTTCGGGGTGAAGAACATCCTCAACATCCTAAAGACGCTCCAGGACCCGGCCCAGAAGGTCGAGGCCATGACCTCAATAATCTGCCAGGCCAACATCCGCGAGATGTTCCCGGTCCATGGTTGCTGCCAGGTCATCGACCTATACTGCTCCCAGATCCGCCTCCTTGAGGAGGAGCTCCACGCCACCTACTCCCAGCTTGAATTCTACCGCTCGCAACAACATAACCAG GCTCCGACATCAGTTCCGTCTCAGCTAGAGCTCGGGATGGCCCCACCAAACAATGCTAACGCTCTTCAGCTATACCAGCCTACTGCATCTACTCAACCGCCTTACAATAACGCTCTTCCATTGGCTGCTCTGCCTCCCCAATCCTATTCGAACGGCACCATTATTCCCACCAACAACGACAGCTCGCCTTCTTCTTACCTCGACTCCAAGGAAGGTACCCCGAACCCTTCGCTCTGGATCCAAAGTTCCTACACAAACACGAACAGCGGCAATAACAACAGCCGTAGCTGCCCCACCATTCAGCCTCAGCTAGTTGGCCCGATTGCTGCCTCTCAGACATCGTTAGCTGTGCAAGGAATCATTCAGGATTACGAGGACATGCACCCCTTCTTCGAGTCCATCGACGACAGGCAGTCTTACATTGGATCCAAGGACGCTTGCGAGTCAAG CTCGGAATCATCGTTGAAAGACATGACACAGTCGAAGGAGCATGTTGCTGAGAATGAGCTGAAGAGTGCCGCTGCTTGCTTCAGTCTTACGAGCGTAAACTGA